The following are encoded in a window of Nocardia sp. BMG111209 genomic DNA:
- a CDS encoding 3-oxoacyl-ACP reductase, with the protein MSEHDVDLSGRVAIVTGAGAGLGRAEALALARAGAAVVVNDLAETEATAATLAEIRELGAKAEFVAGSVADRATADALIATADETFGGVDIVVNNAGITRDRMLFNMSDEDWDAVIAVHLRGHFLLSRNAAGYWRGKSKESGSPVFGRLINTSSEAGLTGSPGQANYAAAKAGIAQLTVSAARGLARIGVRANAICPRARTAMTEQVFAPAPDAEVDPLSPDHVARLVAYLATPAADAINGQVFVVYGSTVALMAAPEVERWFEADGPQFSIAELAGALGTHFAERPAERMFSAAAALRL; encoded by the coding sequence GTGAGCGAGCATGACGTGGACCTCTCCGGTCGAGTGGCAATCGTGACCGGAGCCGGTGCGGGCCTGGGGCGAGCCGAGGCGCTCGCACTGGCTCGCGCGGGCGCCGCGGTCGTGGTCAACGACCTGGCCGAGACCGAGGCCACCGCGGCCACCCTGGCCGAGATCCGGGAGCTCGGGGCGAAGGCCGAATTCGTGGCCGGCAGCGTGGCGGATCGCGCCACGGCCGATGCATTGATCGCAACGGCGGACGAAACGTTCGGCGGCGTGGATATCGTCGTCAACAACGCCGGAATTACGAGGGATCGAATGCTTTTTAATATGTCCGATGAGGATTGGGACGCGGTGATCGCGGTCCATCTGCGCGGGCATTTCCTGTTGTCGCGCAATGCCGCCGGGTACTGGCGTGGCAAGTCGAAAGAATCAGGTTCTCCGGTGTTCGGCCGGTTGATCAACACCTCTTCCGAGGCAGGTTTGACCGGTTCGCCGGGACAGGCCAACTATGCGGCGGCGAAGGCCGGTATCGCACAGTTGACCGTGTCGGCCGCGCGCGGTCTGGCCCGGATCGGCGTGCGGGCCAATGCCATCTGCCCGCGAGCGCGCACGGCGATGACCGAGCAGGTCTTCGCGCCGGCGCCGGACGCCGAGGTGGATCCGCTGTCGCCCGATCATGTCGCCCGGCTGGTCGCCTACCTGGCCACACCCGCCGCCGACGCGATCAACGGACAGGTCTTCGTCGTGTACGGCTCGACCGTCGCGTTGATGGCCGCGCCGGAGGTCGAGCGGTGGTTCGAGGCGGACGGTCCGCAGTTCTCGATCGCGGAACTGGCCGGCGCGCTCGGCACGCACTTCGCCGAACGGCCCGCCGAACGGATGTTTTCCGCGGCCGCCGCACTGCGACTCTGA
- a CDS encoding ferredoxin, whose amino-acid sequence MKLIVDFDQCEANGICVGIAPDIFELDDQDYLNVNVSDVPDDRLDAVREAVAQCPKAALRLE is encoded by the coding sequence ATGAAGCTCATCGTGGATTTCGACCAGTGCGAGGCCAATGGCATCTGCGTCGGAATCGCCCCGGACATCTTCGAACTCGATGATCAGGACTACCTGAACGTCAACGTGTCCGACGTGCCCGACGATCGCCTCGACGCGGTCCGCGAGGCGGTCGCCCAGTGCCCGAAGGCGGCGCTGCGGCTCGAGTGA
- a CDS encoding acyl-CoA dehydrogenase family protein, whose product MRIAYNQQQEQLRAELREYFARLITPERRAALSAQTGEYGTGNVYREVVREMGQAGWLALGWPKEYGGQDRPTLDMLIFADEAAIAGAPVPFLTINSVAPTIMHYGSAEQKKFFLPKIAAGELHFSIGYSEPGAGTDLASLRTAAVRDGDDWIINGQKMWTSLIPYADYVWLAARTDPTAKKHKGISMFIVPATAEGFSWTPVHTMAGVDTSATYYQDVRVPATALVGPENGGWSLVTNQLNHERVALTSAGSLQLALAQTLDWARESRDARGARVIDSEWVQINLARVHAKVEYLKLLNWEIASAPVSAPRPWDASTCKVLGTELATEAYRLLMEVLGPQAYLRQDSPGALLRGRLERMHRSCLILTFGGGTNEVQRDIIAMTALRQPAAAR is encoded by the coding sequence ATGCGGATCGCGTACAACCAGCAGCAGGAGCAACTGCGTGCCGAACTCCGCGAGTACTTCGCGCGGCTGATCACGCCGGAGCGGCGGGCCGCGCTGTCCGCGCAGACCGGCGAATACGGCACCGGCAACGTCTATCGCGAGGTCGTCCGCGAGATGGGACAGGCCGGCTGGCTCGCGCTGGGCTGGCCGAAGGAGTACGGCGGGCAGGACCGCCCGACGCTGGACATGCTGATCTTCGCCGACGAGGCCGCGATCGCCGGTGCCCCGGTGCCGTTCCTGACCATCAACTCGGTGGCGCCGACGATCATGCACTACGGCAGCGCGGAGCAGAAGAAGTTCTTCCTGCCCAAGATCGCGGCGGGTGAACTGCACTTCTCCATCGGCTACTCCGAACCCGGCGCCGGCACCGATCTCGCGAGCCTGCGCACCGCCGCCGTGCGCGACGGCGACGACTGGATCATCAACGGCCAGAAGATGTGGACCAGCCTGATCCCCTACGCCGACTACGTATGGCTGGCCGCGCGCACCGATCCGACGGCCAAGAAGCACAAGGGCATCAGCATGTTCATCGTGCCGGCCACGGCCGAGGGCTTCTCCTGGACCCCGGTGCACACCATGGCCGGGGTCGACACCAGCGCCACCTACTACCAGGACGTACGGGTCCCCGCGACCGCGCTGGTCGGCCCGGAGAACGGCGGCTGGTCGCTGGTCACCAATCAGCTCAATCACGAACGGGTGGCGCTGACCTCGGCGGGCTCGCTGCAACTGGCCCTGGCCCAGACCCTGGACTGGGCCCGGGAGTCCCGCGACGCCCGCGGCGCGCGGGTGATCGACAGCGAATGGGTGCAGATCAATCTGGCCCGGGTGCACGCCAAGGTCGAATACCTGAAGCTGCTGAACTGGGAGATCGCGTCGGCCCCCGTGTCCGCGCCGCGGCCGTGGGATGCCTCCACCTGCAAGGTCCTCGGCACCGAACTCGCCACGGAGGCCTACCGACTGCTGATGGAGGTGCTCGGCCCGCAGGCCTACCTGCGCCAGGATTCGCCGGGCGCACTGCTGCGCGGGCGGCTGGAACGGATGCACCGCTCCTGCCTGATCCTCACCTTCGGCGGCGGCACCAACGAGGTGCAGCGCGACATCATCGCCATGACCGCCCTGCGCCAGCCCGCCGCCGCCCGCTGA
- a CDS encoding acyl-CoA dehydrogenase family protein, translating to MDFTPTEAQQDLTRLTGEVCGKLVTADRLRELDHAPARFDEPLWRSLAETGVLASTLPEALGGSDFGVLEQTAILRELGRHVAAVPYLWSIALGAAALARFGSPAQAERAAKAAAGEEILTVALAEERNWDPARPTTHATADGDRWLLTGAKTAVPYAAHASRILVPATISGTSGEQVALFLADPAGPGVRSAEQLVVDKTPESELEFDSAPAELIGAVDDGAVAWLLDRAWLGLAAGQLGTVERALELVADYAREREQFGRKIGSFQAVAQRLADGYIDVQGLRLAVTQAAWRLSEELDATAEIHTAKFWAADAGHRVAHTAVHVHGGVGIDRDHIVHNYFIAAKHNEFALGGATDHLRALGALLARD from the coding sequence ATGGATTTCACGCCGACCGAAGCTCAGCAGGATCTCACCCGGCTGACCGGTGAAGTGTGCGGCAAACTCGTCACCGCCGACCGCCTGCGCGAACTCGACCACGCGCCGGCCCGTTTCGACGAACCGCTGTGGCGGTCGCTGGCCGAGACCGGGGTGCTGGCATCGACACTGCCGGAGGCGCTGGGCGGCAGCGATTTCGGCGTGCTGGAGCAGACCGCGATCCTGCGCGAACTGGGCCGCCACGTCGCCGCCGTGCCGTACCTGTGGTCGATCGCGCTCGGCGCCGCCGCGCTGGCCCGCTTCGGCTCGCCGGCCCAGGCCGAGCGGGCCGCGAAAGCCGCTGCGGGCGAGGAGATCCTGACCGTGGCGCTGGCCGAGGAACGCAACTGGGATCCGGCCCGGCCGACCACCCACGCGACCGCCGACGGCGACCGCTGGCTGCTGACCGGCGCCAAGACCGCGGTCCCGTACGCGGCCCACGCCTCGCGAATCCTGGTGCCCGCCACGATATCCGGCACCTCGGGCGAACAGGTCGCGCTGTTCCTGGCCGATCCCGCCGGCCCCGGCGTCCGGTCGGCGGAACAGCTCGTGGTGGACAAGACCCCGGAATCCGAACTCGAATTCGACTCGGCCCCGGCCGAATTGATCGGCGCCGTGGACGACGGCGCGGTCGCCTGGCTGCTGGACCGCGCCTGGCTCGGCCTGGCCGCCGGGCAACTCGGCACGGTGGAGCGCGCGCTCGAACTGGTCGCCGACTACGCGCGCGAGCGTGAGCAGTTCGGCCGCAAGATCGGCAGCTTCCAGGCGGTCGCGCAGCGCCTCGCCGACGGCTACATCGACGTCCAGGGCCTGCGCCTGGCCGTGACCCAGGCGGCCTGGCGGCTGTCCGAGGAGCTCGACGCCACCGCCGAGATCCACACCGCCAAGTTCTGGGCCGCCGACGCCGGTCACCGCGTCGCCCACACCGCCGTCCACGTGCACGGCGGTGTCGGCATCGACCGCGACCACATCGTGCACAACTACTTCATCGCCGCCAAGCACAACGAGTTCGCGCTCGGCGGCGCCACCGACCATCTGCGCGCCCTCGGCGCGCTGCTGGCCCGCGACTGA
- a CDS encoding O-methyltransferase, translating into MTTLTSSPAADVLARMQADVDDQRETMRARWENWSADQGRRPEPENWRTFFEEDAKDLYLAVRPETAKLLYILARTRHAKTVVEFGTSFGLSTLCLAAAVRDNGGGRVIGTEFVESKAQAALASLTEAQLDDLVEIRLGDAMETLARDVPAGVDILFLDGAKHMYLDIVRLLEPRLAPGALVIADNSDSSPELMEYLRGGPGYLSSATQPGVEVALRIG; encoded by the coding sequence ATGACGACTCTGACGAGCTCCCCCGCGGCCGATGTCCTCGCCCGGATGCAGGCCGACGTCGACGACCAGCGCGAGACGATGCGCGCCCGCTGGGAGAACTGGTCCGCCGACCAGGGGCGACGTCCCGAGCCGGAGAACTGGCGGACCTTCTTCGAGGAGGACGCCAAGGACCTGTACCTCGCGGTCCGTCCCGAGACCGCGAAGTTGCTGTACATCCTGGCCCGCACCCGGCACGCCAAGACCGTGGTGGAATTCGGCACCTCCTTCGGCCTGTCCACCCTGTGCCTGGCCGCGGCGGTCCGGGACAACGGCGGCGGCCGCGTGATCGGCACCGAATTCGTCGAATCCAAGGCGCAGGCGGCCCTCGCCTCGCTGACCGAGGCCCAGCTCGACGATCTGGTGGAGATCCGGCTCGGCGACGCCATGGAGACCCTGGCCCGCGATGTACCCGCCGGCGTCGACATCCTGTTCCTGGACGGCGCCAAGCATATGTACCTGGACATCGTGCGGCTGCTCGAGCCGCGCCTCGCCCCCGGCGCCCTCGTCATCGCCGACAACTCCGATTCCAGCCCCGAACTGATGGAATACCTGCGCGGCGGCCCCGGCTACCTCTCCTCCGCCACCCAGCCCGGCGTGGAGGTAGCCCTGCGCATCGGCTGA
- a CDS encoding AAA family ATPase translates to MSDPDSGVYLITGIQAAGKSTVAQALAERLPRSVHVRGDVFRRFVIGGRAEMSPDPSDEALDQLRLRHRLAARVADDYAAAGFTVVLQDVVLGAMLPYLIGHIRTRPLRVVVLAPRPEVVARREAGRPKRAYGPFTVEDLDAGLHRDTPRLGLWLDTSDLTVEQTVDEIRTRAQPLVVD, encoded by the coding sequence ATGTCCGATCCCGATAGCGGCGTGTACCTGATCACCGGGATTCAGGCGGCCGGTAAGTCGACCGTGGCGCAGGCGCTGGCCGAGCGGCTGCCCCGCTCGGTGCATGTGCGCGGGGATGTGTTCCGGCGCTTCGTGATCGGTGGCCGGGCGGAGATGTCGCCCGATCCGTCGGACGAGGCGCTCGACCAGTTGCGGCTGCGTCATCGTCTCGCCGCGCGGGTCGCCGACGACTATGCCGCCGCCGGATTCACCGTGGTGCTGCAGGACGTGGTGCTGGGTGCGATGCTGCCGTACCTGATCGGGCACATCCGGACCCGGCCGCTGCGGGTCGTCGTCCTGGCGCCGCGGCCGGAGGTGGTGGCGCGGCGTGAGGCCGGTCGTCCGAAGCGCGCCTACGGCCCGTTCACCGTCGAGGATCTGGACGCCGGTCTGCATCGCGATACGCCGCGGCTGGGTCTCTGGCTCGACACCTCGGACCTCACCGTCGAGCAGACCGTCGACGAAATCCGTACCCGCGCACAGCCGCTGGTGGTGGACTAG
- a CDS encoding VOC family protein: MPSTMIFLNLPVADLERSKGFYERLGWKIDQEFTDDAAACVVIDDNISVMLLSQNFFHNFARRPRAITTATVGAVYALALGSVHAVDALVSAAVAAGGVEELHPDRRMQEMAIGMYGRTFLDPDGHQWEAFWMRGQ; the protein is encoded by the coding sequence ATGCCGAGCACGATGATCTTCCTCAACCTACCGGTGGCCGATCTGGAGCGGTCGAAGGGCTTCTACGAGCGGCTGGGCTGGAAGATCGATCAGGAGTTCACCGACGATGCCGCCGCTTGTGTGGTGATCGACGACAACATCAGCGTGATGTTGTTGTCGCAGAACTTCTTCCACAACTTCGCGCGGCGACCGCGCGCGATCACCACCGCCACCGTGGGCGCGGTCTACGCCTTGGCGCTGGGTAGTGTGCACGCCGTCGACGCTCTGGTCTCCGCCGCGGTGGCCGCGGGCGGAGTCGAGGAGCTGCACCCGGACCGGCGGATGCAGGAGATGGCGATCGGCATGTACGGGCGCACCTTCCTCGATCCGGACGGTCATCAGTGGGAAGCGTTCTGGATGCGCGGTCAGTGA
- a CDS encoding sigma-70 family RNA polymerase sigma factor, with protein MSTSGGATGVEEILPEFEGYRRELCAYAYRMLGSSFEAEDAVQETLTRAWKAYDSFEGRSSLRSWLYRIATNVCLDMLDGPQRRAMPMDLTGPSSADAQLPPPRTDLPWIEPIPNGLAFGSDPADRAATKDSLRLAFLAAMQHLPATQRAILIMREVLRFSANETADMLTMSPTSVNSALQRARATIAKVQPTAEKAYDETDDEQRKFVEAYVQAFEAFDMDALTALLKKDVDMQMPPFDFWVRGPQEVAAFMLTIGSACRGSKLVPLAGANGLPAFGHYKPSEHDPAVLEPWSITVLELDGDRGISGLNYFLDTEKLFPLFGLPPELRV; from the coding sequence ATGAGCACCAGCGGGGGCGCCACCGGGGTCGAGGAGATCCTGCCCGAATTCGAGGGCTACCGGCGCGAACTGTGCGCCTACGCCTATCGGATGCTGGGTTCGTCCTTCGAGGCCGAGGATGCGGTGCAGGAGACGCTGACCAGGGCGTGGAAGGCCTACGACTCGTTCGAGGGCCGGTCCAGCCTGCGCTCCTGGTTGTACCGCATCGCCACCAACGTCTGCCTCGACATGCTCGACGGGCCGCAGCGGCGCGCCATGCCGATGGACCTCACCGGTCCCTCCTCGGCCGATGCGCAACTGCCGCCGCCGCGCACCGATCTGCCCTGGATCGAGCCCATTCCCAACGGGCTGGCCTTCGGCTCCGACCCGGCCGATCGGGCCGCCACCAAGGATTCGCTGCGGCTGGCCTTCCTGGCCGCCATGCAGCATCTGCCCGCCACCCAGCGCGCGATCCTCATCATGCGCGAGGTGCTGCGTTTCTCCGCCAACGAGACCGCCGACATGCTGACCATGTCGCCCACCTCGGTGAACAGCGCACTGCAACGGGCCCGCGCCACCATCGCCAAGGTGCAGCCGACGGCCGAGAAGGCCTACGACGAGACCGACGACGAGCAGCGCAAATTCGTCGAGGCGTATGTGCAGGCATTCGAGGCGTTCGACATGGACGCGCTCACCGCCCTGTTGAAGAAGGACGTCGACATGCAGATGCCGCCGTTCGACTTCTGGGTGCGCGGCCCGCAGGAGGTCGCGGCGTTCATGCTCACCATCGGATCGGCTTGCCGCGGTTCGAAACTCGTCCCGCTGGCCGGTGCCAACGGCCTGCCGGCCTTCGGCCACTACAAGCCGAGCGAGCACGATCCCGCGGTACTGGAGCCGTGGTCGATCACGGTGCTCGAACTCGACGGCGATCGTGGCATCAGCGGGCTCAACTACTTCCTGGACACCGAGAAGCTGTTTCCGCTGTTCGGCCTGCCGCCGGAGCTGCGGGTGTAG